The sequence GGCGCACGGCGCACAAGAGGCGGCCGCCTCCCGAACGGGAGGCGGCCGCCCGCGTCTTGGGCGTGCTCGGGCGCCCCGGCGGGAACGGGAAGGCCCCTCGAGGGCCGTAAACCGGACCGATCCGGTCTTTCCGGAGCCGCCCGGGCGTGACACGACCGCGGTCTGGGGATAGATGTAAAAGTATGACGCAGCCGCGCATCGAACTGACCCTGACCTGGGCCGAAGGCATGGCCCAGGTCCCCCGCGCCGCCTGGGACGAGCTGGCGCAGCCGAGCCCCTTTCCGTTCCTGGAATGGGACTGGCTCGCCCTGACCGAGGAGTCCGGCAGCGCCTGCGCGGCCACGGGCTGGCTGCCGCGCCACCTGCTGGCCTGGCGGGGCGACAGGCTCGTGGGCGCCGCGCCCTTCTACATCAAGGGGCACAGCGGCGGGGAGTTCGTCTTCGACCACGTCTGGGCCGAGGTCGCGGGGCGGCTCGGGCTGGCCTACTACCCGAAGCTCGTGGGCATGGTGCCCTTCACCCCGGCCACGGGCTACACCTTTCTCGTGGCCCCCGAGGAGGACCGCACCGACGTGGTCTTCCGCATGGGACGCGAGGTGCTGCACACCTGCTGGTCGCTCGGCCTGTCCGGGGTCAACTGCAACTTCGTGCATCCGGAGCTGCCCGGCGAGCTCGACCCGCTCGGCTTCAGCGTCTGGGAACACCAGGGCTACCTCTGGGAGGACCAGGGCTATGCGAGCCTTGACGACTTCCTGGCGCGCTTCCGGACGAGCCAGGCGCGCAACGTGCGGCGCGAGCGCGCGGGGCTGGCCGCGCAGGGCGTGCGCGTGGAGATGATCGAGGGCGGCGACATCTCGCCGCGGCTCATGCGCCTCATGTACCAGATCTACGTGCGCACCAACGCCAAGTTCGGGCCCTGGGGCTGCAAGTTCCTGACCCGGGCCTTCTTCGAGGAACT comes from Desulfovibrio sp. X2 and encodes:
- a CDS encoding GNAT family N-acetyltransferase, which translates into the protein MTQPRIELTLTWAEGMAQVPRAAWDELAQPSPFPFLEWDWLALTEESGSACAATGWLPRHLLAWRGDRLVGAAPFYIKGHSGGEFVFDHVWAEVAGRLGLAYYPKLVGMVPFTPATGYTFLVAPEEDRTDVVFRMGREVLHTCWSLGLSGVNCNFVHPELPGELDPLGFSVWEHQGYLWEDQGYASLDDFLARFRTSQARNVRRERAGLAAQGVRVEMIEGGDISPRLMRLMYQIYVRTNAKFGPWGCKFLTRAFFEELVARCGSRLVLGAAFRAGQGDPLALALFVRKGDRLWGRYWGCFEEVRHLHFETCYYTPMTWAIERGVRLFDPGMGGVHKARRGFVSSACLSLHRFLDPRMSGLLKAHIGEINELERAHIAEMNELLPFA